From Coffea arabica cultivar ET-39 chromosome 9c, Coffea Arabica ET-39 HiFi, whole genome shotgun sequence, one genomic window encodes:
- the LOC113708161 gene encoding uncharacterized protein yields MPRSSRTGELIFDAEVEKTARRTRKETRQLREEHSRATAQRPEPEVEPADSLGDTSSDFCQENVDMANTQTLRELAAPNLTQQPLCITFPRLSENAAFELKPGLIHLLPVFHGLPGEEPHKHMQEFDVVCSSMKPSGVTDEQIKLRAFPFSLKDSAKDWLYCLPAGIITTWPEMQKKFFEKYFPASRAASLRKEICGIKQFHGESLYEYWERFTRLRTRCPHHQISDQLLIQYFNEGLLMNNRNIIDAASGGALVNKTTQEAWDLIERMAENCQQFGTRADVPTRKVNEVSSSSIEQQLSELTSFVRQIAVGNAQQAKVCGICTNIGHTTDSCPQLHEEGIEQANMAGNMPMPCRQYDPYSNSYNPGWRDHPNLSYGGNKQQNFIPNRQQGFQQQYQTRNQPSSASGMSLEDMVKTIASNTMKFQQDTEANNQEMKARM; encoded by the coding sequence ATGCCTAGGTCTTCTCGCACAGGTGAATTGATTTTTGACGCTGAAGTAGAGAAAACCGCGCGCAGAACAAGGAAAGAAACCAGACAGCTCAGAGAGGAGCACTCCAGGGCTACAGCTCAGAGACCTGAGCCCGAAGTTGAACCAGCAGATTCGTTGGGTGACACTTCAAGTGATTTTTGCCAAGAGAACGTCGACATGGCAAACACacaaacattaagggagttggctgctccaaACTTAACCCAACAACCTCTTTGCATAACTTTTCCTCGCCTTAGTGAGAATGCAGCTTTTGAATTAAAACCTGGTTTAATACATTTGCTGCCTGTTTTTCATGGTCTGCCAGGAGAGGAACCCCACAAACACatgcaggaatttgatgtggTGTGTTCGAGTATGAAACCTTCGGGAGTAACTGATGAACAAATTAAATTAAGGGCCTTCCCTTTCTCTCTAAAGGATTCGGCAAAGGATTGGTTATACTGTCTACCTGCAGGCATTATCACCACGTGGCCAGAGATgcagaaaaaattttttgaaaaatatttcccTGCATCCAGAGCTGCTAGTTTGCGAAAGGAAATATGTGGCATCAAGCAATTTCACGGGGAATCCTTGTATGAATATTGGGAGAGGTTCACCAGGCTGCGTACCCGATGCCCACATCACCAAATAAGTGATCAACTGCTGATTCAGTATTTCAACGAGGGACTACTAATGAACAATAGGAATATCATTGATGCAGCAAGTGGTGGTGCACTGGTGAATAAGACTACCCAGGAAGCATGGGATTTAATTGAGCGAATGGCAGAGAATTGCCAGCAGTTTGGCACGAGAGCAGATGTTCCTACAAGAAAGGTCAACGAGGTAAGTTCATCTTCCATTGAACAGCAATTATCTGAATTAACCTCATTTGTTCGACAGATAGCTGTAGGAAATGCACAGCAGGCCAAAGTGTGTGGGATTTGCACGAATATTGGTCATACCACTGACTCGTGCCCACAGTTACATGAAGAGGGAATTGAGCAAGCAAACATGGCTGGTAACATGCCCATGCCATGTAGACAGTATGACCCCTATTCCAACTCATACAATCCGGGTTGGAGGGATCATCCAAATCTAAGCTATGGGggaaataagcaacaaaatttcATCCCCAATAGACAACAGGGTTTCCAACAacaatatcaaacaaggaatcaACCCTCCTCTGCCTCAGGTATGTCCCTAGAAGACATGGTCAAAACCATAGCTTCTAATACTATGAAATTTCAACAGGACACTGAGGCCAACAATCAGGAGATGAAAGCGCGTATGTAA